In Rhodospirillales bacterium, a genomic segment contains:
- the dctP gene encoding TRAP transporter substrate-binding protein DctP, with product MSRPRHRTFFGACAAASVVALAAVVAPAQAEEWKFAIEEITGSVQDEYAQEFKRLVEERSSGEVDVTVYPYGTLGTSADLTELVTQGAIQFANASPGHLGTMVTEIQVFSVPYLLSQNNEANKKVLTESETIYGELGEKFEEKGLKLLTMYPEGEMVWTANKEIRSPEDFDGFKMRTMVSPMLVAAYESFGASPTPMPYGEVYGGLQLKSIDGQVNPIFAIEEMKFYEVQDYMIWAGQQQFTTTVVTNADWYAADLGDDRRKMLDGVIADLNDYIYDVQEEYNAKRLEKIKEAKPDLKMIELTEDERAVFKEASMEARKKFVEMAGADGKDVLEKLESEIKDAEQKVQGN from the coding sequence CGCAATTGAGGAGATCACTGGCAGCGTCCAGGACGAGTACGCGCAGGAGTTCAAGCGACTGGTAGAGGAACGCTCCAGCGGCGAGGTCGACGTAACCGTCTATCCGTACGGCACGCTTGGCACTTCAGCCGATCTGACCGAACTGGTGACGCAAGGCGCGATCCAGTTCGCCAACGCTTCGCCAGGGCACCTCGGCACCATGGTTACTGAGATTCAGGTTTTTTCTGTCCCGTACCTTCTCTCGCAGAACAATGAAGCGAACAAGAAGGTGCTGACAGAGAGCGAAACCATTTATGGGGAACTCGGCGAGAAGTTCGAAGAGAAGGGCCTGAAGCTGCTGACCATGTACCCCGAAGGGGAGATGGTGTGGACCGCCAACAAGGAGATCCGCTCGCCGGAGGACTTCGACGGCTTCAAGATGCGCACCATGGTATCGCCGATGCTGGTTGCGGCCTATGAATCCTTCGGCGCCAGCCCAACGCCGATGCCATACGGCGAGGTCTATGGCGGCCTGCAGCTCAAGTCGATCGACGGCCAAGTCAACCCGATCTTCGCCATTGAGGAGATGAAGTTCTACGAGGTGCAGGACTACATGATTTGGGCGGGTCAGCAGCAGTTCACGACTACCGTCGTGACCAACGCCGACTGGTATGCGGCCGACCTGGGCGATGACCGCCGGAAGATGCTCGATGGCGTGATCGCCGACCTCAATGATTACATCTACGACGTCCAGGAGGAGTACAACGCCAAGCGTCTGGAAAAGATCAAGGAGGCCAAGCCCGACCTCAAGATGATCGAGCTCACCGAGGACGAACGCGCCGTCTTCAAGGAAGCAAGCATGGAAGCCCGAAAGAAGTTCGTCGAAATGGCCGGCGCAGACGGCAAAGACGTGCTGGAAAAGCTGGAGTCCGAAATCAAGGACGCCGAGCAGAAGGTGCAGGGTAACTGA